Proteins co-encoded in one Columba livia isolate bColLiv1 breed racing homer chromosome 14, bColLiv1.pat.W.v2, whole genome shotgun sequence genomic window:
- the SPRY4 gene encoding protein sprouty homolog 4: MEPRVPHNITVVPNSVMVQPLLDSRIPYGRLQHPLTILPIDQMKTTHIENDYTDNPTASQLAAQKRPRGPQELVLTNQHLQHCEQDVTHPWISFSGRPSSISSSSSTSSDQRLLDHMAPVPMAEQSSPRAVRIQPKVINCKPLDLKGPVSQELDKHFLLCEACGKCKCKECALPRTLPSCWVCNQGCLCSAQNLVNYSTCMCLVKGVFYHCTNEDDEGTCADHPCSCSHSNCCARWSFMSALSLVLPCLLCYLPATGCVKLAQRCYDRVSRPGCRCKNTNSVICKALPESKASRPEKPF; encoded by the coding sequence ATGGAGCCCCGGGTTCCCCACAACATCACCGTTGTCCCCAATTCTGTGATGGTCCAGCCCTTGCTGGACAGCCGGATCCCCTATGGGCGGCTGCAGCATCCACTCACCATCCTGCCGATCGACCAAATGAAGACAACTCACATAGAGAACGACTACACCGACAACCCCACCGCTTCCCAGCTGGCAGCCCAGAAGCGTCCCCGAGGCCCCCAGGAACTGGTCTTGACcaaccagcacctgcagcactgTGAGCAGGATGTCACCCACCCCTGGATTTCCTTCAGCGGGCgccccagctccatcagcagcagcagcagcacatcttCAGACCAAAGGCTCTTGGACCACATGGCCCCGGTGCCCATGGCGGAGCAGTCCTCCCCCAGGGCGGTTCGCATCCAGCCCAAGGTGATTAACTGCAAACCCCTGGACCTGAAGGGCCCtgtgtctcaggaactggaCAAGCACTTTCTGCTGTGTGAAGCCTGTGGGAAATGCAAGTGCAAGGAGTGCGCGCTGCCCCGGACTCTGCCCTCGTGCTGGGTGTGCAACCAAGGGTGTCTCTGCTCAGCACAGAACCTGGTCAACTACTCCACCTGCATGTGTCTCGTCAAGGGTGTCTTCTACCACTGCACCAACGAGGACGACGAGGGCACGTGTGCCGAccacccctgctcctgctcccactCCAACTGCTGCGCCCGCTGGTCCTTCATGAGCgccctgtccctggtgctccccTGCTTGCTCTGCTACCTGCCGGCCACCGGCTGCGTCAAGCTGGCCCAGAGATGCTACGACCGAGTGAGCCGGCCCGGCTGCCGGtgcaaaaacacaaacagcGTCATTTGCAAGGCGCTGCCGGAGAGCAAAGCAAGCAGGCCAGAAAAGCCCTTTTGA